The following DNA comes from Miscanthus floridulus cultivar M001 chromosome 5, ASM1932011v1, whole genome shotgun sequence.
GATATGCTTAAAGTAGGTGAAGGACGACACTGGAACCCTGCACGTTCTGAAAGATATGCTTAAGAAAGAGATGAACGAAACCCTTTCCTGCATCTGCTGTTAGCGTAATGTCGTACTCCCCACTTTTGTTGTACAGTGCCATCTACGGAGTATCTTCAGTAATACCCTTTTCATTTAGCGATCCACTAAAAATAGTTCGCCGTTCGTTAGCATCTAACTAATCCagaagttcttttttttttggcacaAATACAGGTGCTTGTAATCATGACATTGTTATGTTTGTGGACTTGTGTTCACAAATTCTCGTGTGGTTGCAAAGATGAGCTTTTAACCGTCTCTATTTTAAGATATCTGTGTACAAGTGGTTCGTTACGTTTCGTGTTTTGCATTCTGCCCCATGGAACCTCTTGAGGCCATGCTTCACCTTGGTGAGCCAATCTGCCTCTTGGGGAGTCCAGTACGTAGCAGACTCCTCACAGGTGAGGTTCATCGTGCTGTGCAGTGCAGAATCTTGTGGCTCCGCAACCAGGGGTggatccaacggtggggcgggaggagggggctcgagccccctacTTATACCGGAGTAGTGAAACCCCTGTGGAGCATTCATGAATTTTTtagcaaagttctatagtgtagggaggCTGAGACTTAaaatcgagcagcagtgttgttcagccccctaaAATATTTCGTGGATCCGCCGCTGTCCGCAACGATTTATCCTCGGCTGCAAATTGCCCCGCTAGTAGTGGGCTAGTTCAGTCCATCGATCACCTTTCGTGTACTACTAGCAACTTTTAATCTTTTAATTTCATCACAGCTAAAGAACGATTAGACATTTCAAAGCACACAAGCTACCGGTTCATATCGTTGCACCCCTGCGAAATGGCTGATCAGCCAGGAGACGCGGGCTGGGAAGCGCGAAATTGACCTTGGAATGCAGGATCGAGCCGATAAATGTGAAGCTGGTGCCTGGTTTCGCAGGCCTATGGCATTCTCTAGTGGGCTGAAATCTTACTAGACTGCTGGAGAAGTTAGCCCACCACAAATATGGGCTTGAAATCGCTTCTCGATTCTGATGCCTTCGCAGACACCAACTACGGGTCGATTcccctcacacacacacacacacacaaaaactaCGGTTCGATCCGGCTCATCTTTGCCGGTTCCCTGCGGCATCGGGGCTTTCCGAGCTGCAGTGGTGCGGGCAACCGGAATTGAAGCCCGGTTGTATATACTTCCGCATAATAAGTATTTTAAAGTAGTTTTATGTCAGTTAGGGTTAGCTTTGCTCATGACAATGCAGGTGTTGCGTTCTTGTGGGATTTCGAGCAGCAGTGAGGTATGTTTTGCTTCCTCTAATAATGGAGGGGCTGGTGTTCGATCTGCTCCCTTGGACGAGGTTCTTCTCCGACCTATCGGTTCTGTCTAGTTGGTACTTGGTAGCGTCGTCGCTCAAACTTCCTCAGAAGGGAAGGTTTCTTCTACCCATCAGACGATGTTGCCTTATACGTTCAGTGGTCGATCTCAATGCATCTTGTTGGCATTGCTCGTTGTGGCTTCAAAAACGGTAATGGCCTTTAGTGGCCATACCTTGTCAACTGAGGACATGTCAACTCCGGTTCCTTCGACCTAGCATGGCATTGACGATCGGAGAGGAAGAACCAGGGATGTTCATGGATAGGACCTATGATAGCACCAATATAATTTCTTTATATCAGGCTCTTTTATGTAACTTGTATACTCATTATAGGTATGAATGAATGAAAATCACCCCTACTCAAAAAACAGAAAAAAGTACGGGTCGATCCGAGCAGTGCATAGTTACGTTTTCTGAAGAAGCAAATAGAACTATATAGGACGAATGTCAACTTACTAACAAACATGCATGAGTAGAACTGAACATGCGaagaaatgatcaacaagagggGGGAATGAAAAGGCACCTACTAGTAGCATTTTAAAGAACCAACTACATCGTTGCTACAGACCGGTACGAAACTTAACAATGTAAAGCAGTTTTGGTTCGGCATAGGCTTCGAGTTAATGAAGCACACCAATGACACAACAAAAGGCAACGTCCAACGGGTCGATCGACTCAAGATCGCACGAACGTCTGGCGCGCTCAGCTTTCATCACTCGAGCTCGCTCCGCCTTATCTCATCAGCGGCCTCCGCACTGGAGACCGAAGAAGTCATAGAACGGCAGCGCGGGCGCCTCCTCGCCGTTGCAGTTGCCGCTCTCCAGGCCCTCCGACTCCTCGGAGACGGAAGCGGACGCCGTCGCCGTCGACGCCGACGTCAGGGCGGAGGCGCTgctgccagcggcggcggcgcgccccTTGTCGCGCCGCAGCACGAAGGTGGGCTGGAGCGGGAACAGCTCGAGCGTCTCGCGGCGGGGGCCGACGCGTTCCGCTGGCCCGGCGCCGCCGTTGGCAGAATGGACGTGCGGTGCTGCGGCGGCCTGCTGCTGGAACATGGCGGCCGGGTGCTGCTGCGCCGCGGCCGTGGCCATCGTCTTGTCCTGGCAGATCTCCATTCTCGGGTACTGGTACATGACTGTCACCTGCTGCTGCGGCGCCGGGTAGTAGTAGGGAGCATTTGCAGGGAGCGCCTGCGGCGCAGGCATGTAGAATGCATTCCTGTACATCACTGCAGGAACACATGTGGTGATCCATTTGACACCTAGTTAGCGAACAGATTCATCGAAGCCATCTTCATGCATAGCGTAGCAAGAGACTAAACGAAACCACCAATCGGTGCTACAGACGGTACGTGGtagtaacttttttttttctaaataaacAATGGGAGGAGCTAATTAATTAATGCATGCCATCAAAACCCATGCTACCAAGCatctgatggtgatgatgatggattgATGGTTGAGCGAACCGACGAGACGAACACTTTCAATGGAAGCCAGATTTACCAGCCTGCGTATCTGCTAAGAATTCAATGCTACTCATACCTACGGGGAAATGATGAGCAGACTAGACGCAACCAAACGTACAGATACACGATCATTTTTTTACGGGGAAATGTTTGCTCGTCATTACGGGTTGGCTTACAGGCATTGAATGGACAATCGGAAAAAGAAGAGCAGGCTGAGGAATGATTGGAAGGCTAGCTGTGTCTGGCCGTTTCGGCGGCAGCTGAGCTCCGCAGGCATGGCTTTCAATTCCTTCAAACCTGGGGCAAAGCATGCACGGGGGACAGGAGCTAAAAAGggtagcggcagcagcagctaccATAGGCAGGCCGGCAGCGTTAAATCGTGTGACCATGAGTGCTCAGATCGCGAAGATGGAGAAACAAGGGACTGGCCCTAGCTGGAGCAGTGGAGTACTATGGAGCCACACCAggcaagagagaaacaggaagcTGAGCAGCTATCGTACTACTAAAAGCATACAGTACAGGCAGGTCATGCACAATGCACACGCACATATTTTGCTGTGAGCACAAGAAGCAGGCGTGTGATGCAACGCACGCATGCGCCGTGGATCAGCACAAATAGAGTGGACTGCTAGTGTGGCCAGTGCTGCGACGACCATGTTCGCCAGTGGACCCATGGATGACCATGCACGTCAATTGCCCGGTTGTCATGCAAGCCACACGCACGCACGCTCACAAAAGAAACCTTTGACAAGGAAACAGCCAAGAAAAAGATGGCTATTAGCGCAAGCATTATATGCAGTAGTGAGCACTGCAAACGCCACCACGTCAGCGTTGACTATCACACGCGTGCGTGAAAGCCATGAATCGGCCGGGACGGAATGGCAAGCCTTCAATCCTCTCCTTCCATTCTAAACCCTACGACAACTCACGAGCAAAACACCTTGAGGCAACAATCGATATGGATGGAAGACGATCGACGGGAAAGTTAAAATCTGCGACGCTAGCTGTTGTGCTAATAATAAAAGAAAGTACAGAGACCAATCATGAGGTGATGATAGTATACGTACCACGCTCGCCGCCGTTGTTGTTGTTGCATGCAGCGGGCGACGGAGGCGCCGGCGACGGGACGCGGCCGTGATGgtacggcggcgcgggcggcatGGAGAGCACGGGCAGCGGCGGGGGCCGGCGGAGGAGCCTGGTGAAGTAGGCGAAGCTGTCCTGCTtctggcgctggcgctggcgggCCTTGTGGTTCTGGAACCAGTAGAAGACGTTCTTTCCCTCGATGGCGCCGTGCTCCCGCAGCTTGCCCGTGATCTGCTGTATCTGCTCCGCGCTCGGGGTGCGCAGGCCGTTCTCGTACAGCCCCTCCAGTACCGCCACCTGCTCCTTGGTCGGGTTCCACCGCGCGTTCGCCagcgcggccgccgcggcggACGCCGGGGACAGCGGCGGGGACCCGCCCTCGTCCTGGGCGGCGTTGGCGGTGGAGGCGGCTTGCTGCTGCGGCATCTCCATGGGCTCTGGATCTGTCACTGGGGTCTGCGGCCTGCCTGCCGGCTCTTGGGGAggaaggagggggaggaggaggcgatGTGTGCGCGGCCGGCGTGGGGGCGTGCGGGGTTTTAAAGCGTGCATGAGAGTGTGAGGAGGGCGGTGGCCTGTGGCGGGGCGCGTGCTCGTGCGCTGTAACGGCAGCCGCGTTTCGGTGTGGGCTCTCGCCTTGTAGTCAAAGGCCCGGGATCGGCCTGGAGGCTGGACCCCTCTCGTGTTCCCGCACGCGCGCCGTGCAGCCATGACGTCGCGATAAGCACCGCGACGTCCGACGTACACCGCCGGCGCGTGGGTGCTGATACACGGTGCATTGATCGCGAGCGTGCACGGCACCGCGGCCAGCCAGGCGAGCGTGTACGTTTCCTGGCTTTTGACTTTGATAACAACCCTCTGCCAGCAGTAGAGGATGTGTAACGGTCACGAAGCAAAGCGTGGCCCGGCCGTGTCGATCGATCGGCTCCGAATTCCGATCGGTGCACAAGGGCACTCtcatggtttctatcctcattaaatgatttGCTACATAGGTAAAACGCTGACATTGCaatgtaattaatgaagaaagagaacaaaaatcatagaaatggtttcttcatgaagaaataaggtctactcttgacccaatgcaccaagaaaccataaaATCGCCATTGAGGAGAAACCATCGGTTTCTagagagctcgtgtcgcacttccattagaggaagaagatagagttgtgagagagaaagagaaaataattattactcataaaaATCATAGGTTGAAAAACAGTATTTTTTTAGTGCGATATCCCATGTTATaaaactactagttttttttttcattggaCTACCCTAACCACCAGTGTGAAGACTGCGCAACGCGGGCACTGAAAAACAATGGGCTGCCCGGTGGCCGGGGCCGGGAAGGCTGTCACGCGCGCCGGAGATGGCGAGTGCGTGACTGCGTGCTCGATGGCACGAAGCTCCACCGGCGCCTCGGGAATGAAAGGAAATTCTTTGCTTGTGCCAGCACCGGGCTTTTCGTGTTTTACAGGGATTTGGTGTGCCTTGCCTGTTTCGGCAGTGTTAAAAGTAAATGCGCCAGTCGAACGCCTGCTAGGCTGCTGCTGCTAGCGCCGTACAGTTTTTGCAATCCTTGTGAAAGTCTTTTCATTATGGAATGGAAAAGCGTGTCTGGGAGCAAGACTGGAGTGAGTTGTTCAGTcgcatttcctttttttttttgttgctttAATTAACTGAATATTACTAATATAGAGAGCttcaaagaaagagagaaagaaacggGCTTTTGCGTTTGATTTCACGGACAGGTTGTTGCTCGTCCAATGGAATCTACGATTTGATACAATTGTGAGGCTTGATTGAGATTCTTTTCTTCTGCATTGCGTGTCTATTGGTAACATTCTATAATCTTTCTGTTATTTGTATTGGTCTATTATTTGCATTTGTTTCGATCTTCTAGTTTAGCATACTAATTTTTAGCATTGGTTACCGAGTTTCACCTTGTTAATATACTTGCTACtcccttcatttcaaattataagatattttgaaaTTTCTAGATATATATAGTTTTTCCCATATACTTATGTATTTATTATGTATCTATAAACATAGTGCATATCTAAGTACATAGAAAAaatatgtatctagaaaatccAAAATATCTTATTATTTGAAATGGAGAGAGTAGTAGCTAACTCTTTTTAGTATAGAATAATTATTTGGATCCAACTATCAAGGATACTAAAGTTTATCACTCTTTTCATTTCAAATTCTAAGGCCTGTTCGGAACGCAGGAATAAAAAATATAGGAATGGGAAAGAAACGCAAGAATAAGAAGTGAGTAGAGATTCAAAAAAGAGGATTCAAAATGTAGGAATTTTGTGGGAAAAGTGTTTGGAACGGAGGAACTGAAAATTTcagttaggccttgtttagattgcaaatttttgcaatctggatactgtagcacgtttcgtttgtatttgaaaaactttgtccgatcatagactaactaggctcaaaagattcgtctcatgatttacaaccaaactgtgcaattagttatttttttacctacatttaatgctccatgcatgcgtccaaaaattaatATGATGAAGAGattaaaaaaacttggaattttgaggcaatctaaacaaggccgaacATTAATACCACTTGAACCTGACAAATGGGGTACGGTGATGATATTTTTTTCTATTATAATAATCAGCAAAGCAGGCCTTCCACCAATGATCCCATGTATATGGACAACGGCTGTACCGAGGAATGAGCTAGAGCTCTTTTGTTCAGAGCATGGCTAATATAGCTAGCTGCTCGTTGTAAATCCACGACATGTCGTATATATAGCCAGTTATATACCCAACTCCTATTATGGCTATTTGATTGGCTGCAATAGAGATTTGTAAGCATTTAATGATCATATGTGCATAGCTAGGAGCTGTGAAGGTGAAAAGAAACATCGGCTTTGCTTGCAACCGGCTAGGAAAAGGCGTTTTTTCCTGGTACCTTGCGTTGCAGCCGGCGAGAAGTTTAGCGTTCGCTCCATATTCTCTCTCTTAATGTGGTGGTTATTATACCTGCTCTTATCTCCTCTATGCTCTTTTCGTCTAGGTCTTACACGAAACCAAAGTTCACACCGGATGTATTTTTCCTACGTTTTCTGAAGGGGACTGAACCTTTCCTTTCGAATTGAAACGAGCGTTCCTCCAGTCCAAACACTACCTGACATCAGCAAAATAGAGAAAGTGGTTTCCTCCAAAATTCCGGTAAAAATACTCCATTTGAAACGGGGCCTaagtggttttgtctttttagaTAAGAGTACCTATATTTTGATATGCATCTAAATATAGTGTATACATGTCATGTATCTAGAAAAATTAGAACCACTATTTGGAACTGATATAAGATCTAGATAGGGCCTAGTTGAACGAGCGGCAGTAGAAAATACTCCCTCCCCCCTCCACTTTTTCTAGCGTAAGCTAGAATGATATGATCTCCTAAATTACACTTTaaacatttatttattttatattatattatttatgcgTATAAACTTATAATAATTAGATAGTATAATTTATTACAaatctaatcatataaagtttgtattataatagttaaaaaattATTAGCCTAATTATTGATCAAAgttttaaagtttgaatcttcGTATGCGTGCTAGATAAAATAGAATCAGAGGTagtaaggccagtctcagtgggggttTCATCTCCCAGTTTCCAACACATCCATATTTTGGAAACAATGCAGAAGAGTTTtatccccatgaaactctctcCACTCCtatgaaacttttatcttctctctcttcatcaagacagtgccatgtcagcatatttaatgtcCATAAAACTCTATGAAATCCCTGGCCTAATGATTAGATATCTTTTTGGCTATCACAGCATATCCATTCCCCCATCATAAAAGGTCACTGCATACTGTACGCATGGTAATCAGCTTTACAAACAGAGAAGCTGTGACGACCAGCCGATTAATATCGGGACAGAAGCAGGAGCCAGGAGGCCATGGCTTTTACGGCCTCGTTAGTTTCACTCCTAAAGCGTGCTTCCTATTATAttaatagagtattaaatatagactaaaaaataattaattacatagattacgactaatttacgagacaatttttaagcttaattagtcaatgattcaacaatgtggtgctacagtaaatatatgctaatgacgaattaatttgGCTTACTAAatttgtctcgcggattactAAGAACTTcggtaatttgttttattattactatccaaacaATCTCATATGACATCCCGATATGACACTCGATATGACAtcctaaactttactctctggaTTTAACGTACGTGTTTGTAGGCGAAGAGCTAGCTAGGCATGCCGCCGTAGGGATTGAGGCatggtttagttccaaaaaattttcaccccaaactatcacatcgaatcttacggcacatgcatggagtattaaatatagatgaaaaaactaattgcacagtttggttggaaatcgcgaggcgaatgttttaagactaattagtctatgattagccataagtgctacagtaactaacatgtgctaatgatggattaattaggcttagtaaattcgtctcgcagtttccagacgagctatgtaattagtttttttattagtatccgaaaaccccttccaacatcccaaaatattcGATATGATATTCAAAAATTTTTATTTCGCGAACTAAGCACAGCCTGAAATGGCAAGGCACACTGGGAAATGGAGACAGGCCGGGCCAGGATCAGGATCAATGTGGGTGTGGTGCACTGTGTTTGCTGGGGGCATGCAGCGAGAGGCGAGAGGCGAGAGGGTAGCAGACCAGACGGTTCGGCAGGCGGATATTGAGAATCTCGCTTCCCATTTCCCCGTGATCCGGCGTGTGATAATGTGAGGGTGGAACGGAGCCGAGACGTCGCCGCGCCAAGCCATTACTCCTCACAAGCCGGgccgggtgaaagctctagtttggttttggttaattgatgagaccctaagtgctaacctagtttatcaaagtgattatgagataggtagcactactccaagtgatgaagcaatgacgaagatcatgacaatggtgatagcatggtgatgatcaaatgcttgaacttggaaaagaagaaagagaaaaacaaaaggctcaaggcaaaggtataaaatgtaggagccattttgttttagtgatcaagacacttagtgagtgtgatcacatttaggatagatagccgtactattaagaggagtgaaactcatatcggaatgcggttatcaaagtgccactagatgctctaactcattgcatatgcatctaggatctagtggagtgctaacacccttgataatatttgtgaaaatatgctaacacatgtgcacaaggtgtttgtagggttgagatgggtttgggtccctctctccctcccgccgagcttgcgaggtgggattcggcgctttcgggaaaatgaaatgtctattttctattgcgccggatgcaaaattcttggtggttggcacatttgagcaagggtgaagaagttagagttgaaatggagttggtcgaaatgatgctggcgtcggtctactgaccggacgctgggtcactcaacgaccggacgctgaagggctgcgttcggtcgagctgtcagatggcgcagtcgctagggttgagcaccggacgctggtctgcgtccggtcaaggtggaccggacgcgtccggtcgaaaaaacatgcctcggggagcttactggaaacgaccggacgctggggctttagcgtccggtcagttttaccggagcgtccggtcagcttcgtagccgttgaaatctgacgaacggcgtttgaagctggtgacgcgtggcgtccatcgggtgaccggacgctgagggccagtgtccggtcggtatgaccggagcgtccggtcagagcgtgttttgcccagtgaaggggtacaacggctctatttgatgggggctctatttatagccccatggccggctcaagggataactcttgcatattttcattgtcatagcatccttgtgagcttagccaaagccctcccactcatctccatcattgatccatcatcattgtgagattgggagagaatccaagtgcattgcttgagtgattgcatctagaggcacttggtattcgtgttgcgctgcggatttcgcttgtttctcttgttggttgccaccacctagacggttggagcagcggtggaggatcggcacgagttggtgattgttcgtggccgtctccggtgattgtaaggggagttgtaccttctccggcggagtgccgaaaggtaactctagtaaattgctcgtgtcattgagttacctcacttgtgggtcggttcttgcggtgtccaatcgtgtggacgaggtttgtgaaacacctcttagccgccgaaccaccaagtgttggtcgacacaacggggacgtagcgtgttggcaagcacgtgaacctcgggagaaaatcgattgtctctcttctttggcattctcccggtgattggctatatattcatcttgtgattggttcatcccctacacgtcggtataatcactctactcactcatttacattcttgcaaactagttgatacaagctctttagtgtaattag
Coding sequences within:
- the LOC136453522 gene encoding WUSCHEL-related homeobox 5-like, with amino-acid sequence MEMPQQQAASTANAAQDEGGSPPLSPASAAAAALANARWNPTKEQVAVLEGLYENGLRTPSAEQIQQITGKLREHGAIEGKNVFYWFQNHKARQRQRQKQDSFAYFTRLLRRPPPLPVLSMPPAPPYHHGRVPSPAPPSPAACNNNNGGERVMYRNAFYMPAPQALPANAPYYYPAPQQQVTVMYQYPRMEICQDKTMATAAAQQHPAAMFQQQAAAAPHVHSANGGAGPAERVGPRRETLELFPLQPTFVLRRDKGRAAAAGSSASALTSASTATASASVSEESEGLESGNCNGEEAPALPFYDFFGLQCGGR